AAAGAAATTTCTTACATTCATTCAGAAGGTATTCAGGCAGGAGAATTGAAGCATGGAGTCTTGGCTCTTGttgacgacaagctgccgATTGTGGCATTTGCTACGCAGGACTCGTTTTCCGCGAAACTGAACTCTGCCATCCAACAGATCACAGCCAGAGATGGCCGTCCAATAATTATTGCAACCGAGGGAGACAAGCTTATAGACCGTTCGAAGGCCTCGGCTGTGATTGAGGTTCCAAAGTCTGTGGACTGCTTGCAAGGGCTGTTGAACATCATTCCTGTGCAGCTGATGAGCTACTACTTGTCTGTTGCTGCCGGCAACAATCCCGATCGCCCAAGGAACCTTGCCAAGTCGGTCACTGTTGAGTGATTTCAGCCGTGTCGTCGAAAAGCTTGTGTCTGCTTTGTTTTCTATTTTCACTTAATAAAATACCCTGCCATAAAAAAATGTAGATATGCAATTTCTGTCTGGGCTAGCGTTTTTCAGAGTTAGACCATTATTATTTTCCAGACGCCTATCAATGCATTATCCAGACACGTCTTTCCACCATGGATTGCCAGAGACAATCAAACCTGTGAGCTATGATGTTCGTATCTCCAACATTGATGTTGCCAAGAAGACATTTCATGGACTTTGTAAGATTGATTTCCATGCTCAGGACACCGTCAAGTCTGTGATCCTGAATCAGAAATTGTTGCAAATAGGCAAAGCTGCTGCCAGCTCCAACGACAAGGTCATTGTTCTTTTGGACACCGTTGCCAACAACAAAGACGAGACTGTGGAGTTCAAATTTGCAGAGCCATTGAAACCCGGCCCGTTGAGTCTATCCATTGAGTACACCGGCCCAATTCGCACAGACATGGGAGGCTTTTACGACTCGAGCTATAAGGAGGGCGACAAACTGCACACCTTGCTGTGCACGCAGTTTGAGTCGACAGACGCACGGTCTGCTTTCCCTTGTAGCGACGAACCTGCGTTCAAGGCAACGTTCAGACTAAGTTTGACAATAGACAGCCAGTACGACGCGCTTTCCAATATGCCAGTCGATAAGATTGAGCCACACGGTCTGACGAAAACGGTCACATTTTTGCCTTCGCCAAAAATGTCCACCTACCTGGTAGCATGGTGTATTGGCAAGTTTGAATATGTGGAGTCCAATTTGAACGGATTGCCAATTCGCGTTTATACGGTTCCTGGACAGTCGCAGAACGGCAAGTATGCGCTATCGGTGGCGGAAAAAGCTGTTGATTATCTTTCCAAAGTGTTTGACATTGCTTATCCGCTGCCAAAGCTGGACCTGATCGCCGTACCTGCCTTTGGAGCCAACGCGATGGAGAACTGGGGTCTCGTTCTTTTCAGGGCCACCGCGCTGCTGTTCGACCCAGAGAAATCGGATCTGGCGTACAAATCCAAGGTGGCATACGTTGTTTCGCACGAGATCGCCCACTCGTGGTTCGGCAACTATTGTACAATGAATTGGTGGTCAGATCTCTGGCTCAACGAATCGTTTGCAACCTATATTGGCTGGCTCTGCGTCGACAACATGCATCCCGAGTGGGACGTGTTCACAGACTTTGTGTCGTCTTCTGTTCAGGCGGCCTTGGACCTGGACTCTCTAACCAGCTCGCATCCAGTGGAGGTCCAGGTTCTGAATGGACGCGACATTGACCAAATATTCGACTATATTTCGTATCTGAAGGGAGGTTCTGTCGTGCGCATGGTTGCTGAGAGCGTTGGTGTTgatttgtttctgagcGCTGTCtccaaatatttgaaaGAGCACAGTTTCGGCAACGCCCGCTCCGACGATCTCTGGGATGCTGTCAGCGCTACCACCGGCAAGGACATTACGAAGTTGGTTGCTCCTTGGATAAGAGCCGTTGGTTTCCCATATCTGCACGCCAAACTAGCAGGTGACCAGGTCACAATCACGCAGCAGAGATTTCTGCTTGCTGGGAAGTCTGACGACACAACCTGGTGGATTCCCGAGCTCAACATGACGGAGAAAAGCAAGACGGTCCCTCTGGAGCAGTTCAcaaagctcaacaagtccaCCACGGGCTTCTATCGTGTTGTTTATGATCCGGCACTCTTCGACCGCATTTTGGTTGATTTGAACGCCAGAGATAAGATCGGACTTGTGGCAGACACGTTTGCCGCAGCCCAGGCCGGCCTCAGCTCGACGAAGACTTGCTTAGAGCTCGTGGAGCGGTTcaaagacgaagaagagTACGCTGTGTGGGCAGAGATCGCCAAACGGCTGGGTGCTCTGAAGAGACTTTACTTTGGCTCGGCAAAGCTGGACTCTCTTGTCAAATTCAGCAAGCAGGTGTACGAGCCAATTCTGAAGAAActgatggagaaaaaagggCTCAGCTTTCAAGAATCAAAGTTGCGTTCCCTGGTGTTTGAGCAATGCGGACTATCTCAGTCCTCGCTTGCCTTGGAATACGCTCGCTCTACCTCAGATCCTTCTTTGCGCCGCGCCAAGCTCACCACTCTACTGGCGTCCAAGGAATGCACCCGCGAAGAGCTTTTGCAGGTGATCGAGGAGGTGAAAACCCCGTCTTCTGTTGACGCGCGTGAGATCGCGCTCTTTGCCCTTGGATCCGTGAGCAACAAGGCGTACTTGGATGATATCTTTGCCCTCTTCTTCACCGAGTCTCTTCCTGAGATGGACTACATCTTTCTTTGCGGCTCGCTGAGTTCGAACCCCGTGGCCCAAGGACCTTTCTGGAACTTCTTCAAGGCCAACTTCGACCGGTTCCACAAGGAGACGTCGATCTGGACTCTAGACAGAGTGCTCAGAAACTTCCTGCCAAACTTTGGCTCCGAAACACTCTATGCCGACGCCAAGTCGTTTTTTGCCGGGAAAGACCTGACCGGCTTCGACAAAGGAGTGAGCCAGTCGCTAGAGGCCATCGACGTCAACGTGAAATGGGCCAGACAGAGTGATTTATAATGCTAATATTTCTCCGAGTCTATGCTCTCGAATACAGAGCTCTCGCAAAACTCAAACACGTCCGAGTCCTCGTTCTTGATCTCTTGTGGCTTTCCTTGTATTTCTCCTTCCCAGTACGGCGATGACGGATACAGGTACTCTGCGGTGAGCGTTGTGTCATCTTCGGTAGGTAGCATGATATTGCTGCTGCGGGACGAAAGGAACGTGGGCATCTCGAATTTGGAGTTCTGACAGATCGCCTCCAGGATGTCTGCTGTGCACCGCGAAGGCGTTTTCTCGGTGgatctcttctttggagcagcATACGTGGATAGTTGAAGAATGTAGGTGTCAGGAGCTTTGCGAAAGAAGAGCTTACCGATCCTTTCAGGAACGGCATACTCCTTTAGCGAAGCACTGTAATCCATTTTGCGTCTCTTTGCGTATCCCCTTTTGGTGCCCTTTTTCcctatttttttttattttttaaattaattttttttcctgcatTTCCCGGTCACGTGAAAGCACATAAGCAAAAGCTTGCTGCTACCAGACAAACAGATTCTTTCAATTATTCTTCCCATCCCATGAGCCAGCGTCTGTTCTCTGTGGGATTTGCAAGACACTTCTCGCGGTGTGTCGTGGCATCCAAGCCGCGTGCCAGCGCCGCCCGTGCGGCCGCTATGTCAACCCCCAATCCCAGACCGTCGAATCCACAGTTGTCATTCCCCTGTCTTGAGAAACTCGAGCAGAGGTCGCAATccttggtggaaaacggGCCGGAGCCAGCGTACGCGAAAATCACCGAGGACAAGGTGGACATTTTCCGCTCCACGGACCCCATTTTCCTTGACTACGGCGGATACCTGCCGCAATTCCAGGTCGCCTACGAGACCTGGGGAACGCTGAACTCCAACCGTTCGAACGCCATTCTGCTGCAGACCGGTCTGTCTGCCTCGTCGCACGCCCATTCGACCGCGAAAAACCCGGCCAAGGGCTGGTGGGAGAACTTTATTGGTCCTGGCAAGTATCTCGACACCGACAAGTACTTTGTGATCTGCACCAACGTGATTGGTGGATGTTTTGGCTCGACAGGACCGTCTTCGACCGACCCATCCGACGGCCAGGTGTACGCCACGCGGTTTCCGATCATTTCTGTGAACGATATGGTGCGGGCGCAGCATCGGCTCGTGAAACAGCATTTTAAAATCGACCGGCTGCACGCCGTGATGGGCTCGTCCATGGGAGGAATGCAGTGTCTCGCATACGCTCACGAGTTCACCGACGAGGTCGCCAAGGTGGTGAGCATCTCTGGATGTGCCCGTTCGCACCCCTACTCGATTGCGATGCGCCATTGCCAGCGACAAGTCCTGATGACCGACCCGAACTGGAATAAAGGTTTTTACTACGGTTCGCTGCCTCCCCACACGGGAATGAAGCTGGCCCGCGAGATCGCCACGATCACGTACCGGTCTGGTCCCGAGTGGGAGTCGCGGTTCGGCGTCGAACGGGCCGACCCGTCGAAACAGCCTGCCCTGTGTCCGGACTTTTTAATCGAGACGTATTTGGACCacgctggagaaaaatggtGTTTGGAATACGACCCAAACTCGTTCCTGTACATCTCCAAGGCGATGGACCTGTTTGACATGTCGCTGTCTGCGCGGACGAAGGCTGCCAGGAGCCGTCAGCAGACCGAGGCGCGGTATAACGGCGAGTATGTGCCGGATTCAGAGCTCGAGTACAAGCCAGTGGACCAGTGCTCGTTCGACGAGCCGATGCGCGAGAACAAGCGCACGCGAAGAATGACGCCTGAGGAGGCTGCCGAGGACTTGAAACGCGGATTGGCGAAGCTGGCTGCCAAGGAGGTGCTTGTTATTGGCGTCGAGTCCGATATTCTGTTCCCTGCGTGGCAGCAACGCGAGATGGCCGATCTGCTGCGACAAGGCGCCCGCGAACGCGGTGGCGACGGGTCCAACATCCGCCACGTCGAGCTGAGCAAGGAAGACAGCTTCTACGGCCACGACACCTTCCTGCTTGCGCTCGACCACATTGGCGGGCCAGTCAGCGATTTTTtagaaaattaaattaacGAAGCTACGACTCCTATATCTCTTTCGTCTCattcctccacctccagtAGCAGCGATGCATTGCGAAGACCGCACTGCTGAACGGTCTGGTCGAGCTTGTCGATCAGGTTTTCGCGCTGCATCGTCAGATGGAACGGTTTATTGTCTATGCCAAAATAGTACTTGACAAACTGGAACACACGCAACACGGGGTCCTGCAGcgcaaacttcttcaccacACGGCGTCCGTCGCCGGACCGGATCTGGATGCGCGTCACGTCGGTGCCC
This window of the Ogataea parapolymorpha DL-1 chromosome VII, whole genome shotgun sequence genome carries:
- a CDS encoding Arginine/alanine aminopeptidase, overproduction stimulates glycogen accumulation; the protein is MQFLSGLAFFRVRPLLFSRRLSMHYPDTSFHHGLPETIKPVSYDVRISNIDVAKKTFHGLCKIDFHAQDTVKSVILNQKLLQIGKAAASSNDKVIVLLDTVANNKDETVEFKFAEPLKPGPLSLSIEYTGPIRTDMGGFYDSSYKEGDKLHTLLCTQFESTDARSAFPCSDEPAFKATFRLSLTIDSQYDALSNMPVDKIEPHGLTKTVTFLPSPKMSTYLVAWCIGKFEYVESNLNGLPIRVYTVPGQSQNGKYALSVAEKAVDYLSKVFDIAYPLPKLDLIAVPAFGANAMENWGLVLFRATALLFDPEKSDLAYKSKVAYVVSHEIAHSWFGNYCTMNWWSDLWLNESFATYIGWLCVDNMHPEWDVFTDFVSSSVQAALDLDSLTSSHPVEVQVLNGRDIDQIFDYISYLKGGSVVRMVAESVGVDLFLSAVSKYLKEHSFGNARSDDLWDAVSATTGKDITKLVAPWIRAVGFPYLHAKLAGDQVTITQQRFLLAGKSDDTTWWIPELNMTEKSKTVPLEQFTKLNKSTTGFYRVVYDPALFDRILVDLNARDKIGLVADTFAAAQAGLSSTKTCLELVERFKDEEEYAVWAEIAKRLGALKRLYFGSAKLDSLVKFSKQVYEPILKKLMEKKGLSFQESKLRSLVFEQCGLSQSSLALEYARSTSDPSLRRAKLTTLLASKECTREELLQVIEEVKTPSSVDAREIALFALGSVSNKAYLDDIFALFFTESLPEMDYIFLCGSLSSNPVAQGPFWNFFKANFDRFHKETSIWTLDRVLRNFLPNFGSETLYADAKSFFAGKDLTGFDKGVSQSLEAIDVNVKWARQSDL
- a CDS encoding serine-O-acetyltransferase cys2, producing the protein MSQRLFSVGFARHFSRCVVASKPRASAARAAAMSTPNPRPSNPQLSFPCLEKLEQRSQSLVENGPEPAYAKITEDKVDIFRSTDPIFLDYGGYLPQFQVAYETWGTLNSNRSNAILLQTGLSASSHAHSTAKNPAKGWWENFIGPGKYLDTDKYFVICTNVIGGCFGSTGPSSTDPSDGQVYATRFPIISVNDMVRAQHRLVKQHFKIDRLHAVMGSSMGGMQCLAYAHEFTDEVAKVVSISGCARSHPYSIAMRHCQRQVLMTDPNWNKGFYYGSLPPHTGMKLAREIATITYRSGPEWESRFGVERADPSKQPALCPDFLIETYLDHAGEKWCLEYDPNSFLYISKAMDLFDMSLSARTKAARSRQQTEARYNGEYVPDSELEYKPVDQCSFDEPMRENKRTRRMTPEEAAEDLKRGLAKLAAKEVLVIGVESDILFPAWQQREMADLLRQGARERGGDGSNIRHVELSKEDSFYGHDTFLLALDHIGGPVSDFLEN